Proteins encoded in a region of the Balaenoptera ricei isolate mBalRic1 chromosome 19, mBalRic1.hap2, whole genome shotgun sequence genome:
- the LOC132353921 gene encoding zinc finger protein 480-like produces MILCIPPTLPEDQKAHSKRPYKCNECNETFLNSSNLTRYQRIHTGAKLSKCDICGKIFGRNSHLLTQHQIIHSGEKPYKCDVRGKVFSRNSVLANLQRIHTEEKPYINECGKTFNHCSNLIRHQKIHTGKKLYKCDMCSKVFSRNSNLAIHWRVHTGEKPYKCNECGKVFRLKPHLRIHRRVHTGENPFKCSDCGKAFSQNSHLTSHWRVHFVKKPFKCIVCAKTFTQVSTLTTHQKIHT; encoded by the exons ATGATTTTATGCATTCCTCCAACACTGCCAGAAGACCAGAAAGCGCACAGCAAAAGACCTTACAAATGTAACGAGTGTAACGAAACCTTCCTTAACAGCTCAAACCTCACTAGATATCAGAGAATCCACACAGGAGCGAAATTATCTAAATGTGATATATGTGGTAAAATCTTTGGTCGAAATTCACACCTT CTCACTCAACATCAAATAATCCATTCaggagagaaaccatataaaTGTGATGTACGTGGCAAAGTCTTCAGTCGAAATTCAGTCCTTGCAAATCTTCAGCGAATTCACACCGAAGAGAAACCGTATATAAATGAGTGTGGAAAAACCTTTAATCACTGCTCAAACCTCATTAGACATCAGAAAATTCATAcaggaaagaaattatataaatgtgaTATGTGTAGCAAAGTCTTCAGTCGTAATTCAAACCTTGCAATTCATTGGAGggttcatactggagagaaaccttataaatgtaatgagtgtggcaaGGTCTTTCGTCTAAAACCACATCTTCGAATTCATCGGAGGGTTCATACTGGAGAGAATCCTTTCAAATGTAGTGATTGTGGCAAAGCCTTCAGTCAAAATTCACACCTTACAAGTCATTGGAGAGTACATTTTGTAAAGAAACCTTTCAAGTGTATTGTGTGTGCAAAAACCTTTACTCAGGTCTCAACCCTCACTACACATCAGAAAATCCATACATGA